A section of the Desulfuromonadales bacterium genome encodes:
- the uvrB gene encoding excinuclease ABC subunit UvrB yields MAKFELKSDYQPRGDQPQAIRERVEGIRRGDRHQVLLGVTGSGKTFTMANVVAEVQRPTLVLAHNKTLAAQLYGEFKELFPHNAVEYFVSYYDYYQPEAYVPVTDTYIEKDSSINEEIDKMRHSATRSLLSRRDVLIVASVSCIYGLGSPEAYYGMLVRLEEGMALDRNALLKRLVEIQYERNDVDFHRGSFRVRGDTVEIFPAYEEDRAIRVEFFGDEVEAVSEIDPLRGRVLDRIGRTAIFPASHYVATRPTLERAIKEIQEELRERIQYFRERNMLLEAQRIEQRTLFDIEMMEEMGYCQGIENYSRFLDGRQPGEPPATLFDYFPGDAMLFIDESHVSVSQVGAMYRGDRSRKETLVNYGFRLPSALDNRPLTFEEFEAKELQTLYVSATPADYELQKAQGVVVEQIVRPTGLVDPPIEVRPAKEQVDDLIHEIRATVQKDYRVLVTTLTKRMAEDLTGYLEELAIMVRYLHSDIHTVERMEIIRDLRQGKFDVLVGINLLREGLDLPEVALVAILDADKEGFLRSERSLIQTCGRAARNVDGRVIMYADRMTRSMQACIEETGRRRAAQLAYNTEHGITPETVKKSLRTILEDIAERDYVELPLVAEEEGEYRSPAELRREIERVKKEMLKAAADLEFEKAAGLRDRMLVLEKRELAMRG; encoded by the coding sequence GCTCGGCGTCACCGGCAGCGGCAAGACCTTCACCATGGCCAACGTCGTCGCCGAGGTGCAGCGGCCGACGCTGGTGCTGGCCCACAACAAGACCCTGGCCGCCCAGCTCTACGGCGAATTCAAGGAGCTCTTCCCGCACAACGCCGTCGAGTACTTCGTCTCCTACTACGACTACTACCAGCCCGAAGCCTACGTCCCGGTCACCGACACCTACATCGAAAAAGACTCCTCGATCAACGAGGAGATCGACAAGATGCGGCACAGCGCCACCCGCTCGCTGCTCTCCAGGCGCGACGTGCTCATCGTCGCCTCCGTCTCCTGCATCTACGGCCTCGGTTCGCCCGAGGCGTACTACGGCATGCTGGTGCGGCTGGAGGAGGGGATGGCGCTCGACCGCAACGCGCTGCTGAAAAGGCTGGTGGAGATCCAGTATGAGCGCAACGACGTCGACTTCCACCGCGGCAGCTTCCGGGTGCGCGGCGACACGGTGGAGATCTTCCCCGCCTACGAGGAGGACCGGGCGATCCGGGTCGAGTTCTTCGGCGACGAGGTCGAGGCGGTCTCCGAGATCGACCCGCTGCGCGGCCGGGTTCTCGACCGCATCGGCCGCACCGCCATCTTCCCGGCCAGCCACTACGTCGCCACCCGCCCCACCCTGGAGCGGGCGATCAAGGAAATCCAGGAGGAGCTGCGCGAGCGCATCCAGTATTTCCGCGAGCGCAACATGCTGCTCGAGGCGCAGCGCATCGAGCAGCGTACCCTCTTCGACATCGAGATGATGGAAGAGATGGGCTACTGCCAGGGGATCGAGAACTACTCGCGCTTTCTCGACGGACGCCAGCCGGGAGAGCCACCGGCTACGCTTTTCGACTACTTTCCCGGGGATGCCATGCTCTTCATCGACGAGAGCCACGTCTCCGTCTCCCAGGTCGGCGCCATGTACCGCGGCGACCGTTCCCGCAAGGAGACCCTGGTCAACTACGGCTTCCGCCTCCCCTCGGCCCTCGACAACCGTCCCCTGACCTTCGAGGAGTTCGAGGCGAAAGAGCTGCAGACCCTCTACGTCTCGGCCACTCCGGCCGACTACGAGTTGCAGAAGGCGCAGGGGGTGGTGGTCGAGCAGATCGTGCGGCCCACCGGCCTGGTCGACCCGCCGATCGAGGTGCGTCCGGCCAAGGAGCAGGTCGACGACCTGATCCACGAGATCCGCGCGACGGTCCAGAAGGACTACCGCGTTCTGGTCACCACCCTGACCAAGCGGATGGCCGAGGATCTCACCGGCTATCTGGAGGAGCTGGCGATCATGGTGCGCTACCTCCACTCGGACATCCATACGGTGGAGCGCATGGAGATCATCCGCGACCTGCGCCAGGGGAAGTTCGACGTGCTGGTCGGCATCAACCTGCTGCGCGAGGGGCTCGACCTCCCCGAGGTGGCGCTGGTGGCGATCCTCGACGCCGACAAGGAGGGTTTCCTCAGAAGCGAGCGTTCCCTCATCCAGACCTGCGGCCGCGCCGCCCGCAACGTCGACGGCCGGGTCATCATGTACGCCGACAGGATGACCCGCTCGATGCAGGCCTGCATCGAGGAGACCGGAAGGCGCCGCGCGGCGCAGCTCGCCTACAACACCGAGCACGGCATCACCCCGGAGACGGTGAAGAAGTCATTGCGCACCATCCTCGAGGACATCGCCGAGCGGGACTACGTGGAGCTGCCGCTGGTGGCCGAGGAGGAGGGGGAATACCGCTCGCCGGCCGAGCTGCGCCGGGAGATCGAGCGGGTGAAGAAGGAGATGCTCAAGGCGGCGGCCGACCTGGAGTTCGAGAAGGCCGCCGGGCTGCGCGACCGGATGCTGGTGCTGGAGAAGCGGGAACTGGCGATGCGGGGGTAG
- a CDS encoding complex I NDUFA9 subunit family protein, with the protein MRVFLTGGTGFVGSEVLRQLIAAGHTVRCLVRAGSEGKLAVREGVEVRHGDVTEPETLESALEGCDAVIHLVGIIREFPGKGITFKRLHFEATRNMVEAAEAQGVKRYLQMSANGTRENAVSPYHQTKWQAEEAVRTSSLAWTIFRPSLIFGPGDAFVNMLAEMMRKLPAMPVIGDGRYRMSPVAVEDVAASFVKALTLPETVGRTFHCCGPQSHSYDEVLDLIGAALGKSHVAKLHHPVLLMKPVVALFESIPAFPLTSSQMTMLLEGNECDPAEWAEAFGIRPREFAEGIKRYLRA; encoded by the coding sequence ATGCGAGTTTTCCTGACCGGCGGCACCGGTTTCGTGGGGAGCGAAGTGCTGCGCCAGCTGATCGCGGCCGGACATACGGTTCGTTGCCTGGTGCGGGCCGGATCGGAGGGGAAGCTCGCCGTCCGGGAAGGGGTGGAGGTCCGGCATGGCGACGTGACCGAGCCGGAAACCCTGGAGAGCGCCCTGGAAGGGTGCGACGCCGTCATTCACCTGGTCGGCATCATCCGCGAGTTTCCGGGGAAAGGGATCACCTTCAAACGGCTGCACTTCGAGGCGACCCGCAACATGGTCGAGGCGGCCGAAGCGCAGGGGGTGAAACGCTACCTGCAGATGAGCGCCAACGGCACCCGGGAGAATGCCGTCTCCCCCTACCACCAGACCAAGTGGCAGGCGGAAGAGGCGGTGCGAACCAGCTCGCTGGCATGGACGATCTTTCGCCCCTCCCTCATCTTCGGTCCCGGCGATGCCTTCGTCAACATGCTGGCCGAGATGATGCGCAAGCTGCCGGCGATGCCGGTGATCGGCGACGGCCGCTACCGGATGAGCCCGGTGGCGGTGGAGGACGTGGCGGCCTCCTTCGTCAAGGCGCTCACCCTGCCGGAGACGGTCGGCCGGACCTTCCACTGCTGCGGCCCGCAGAGCCACAGCTACGACGAGGTTCTCGACCTGATCGGCGCAGCGTTGGGAAAATCGCACGTCGCCAAGTTGCACCACCCGGTCCTGCTGATGAAACCGGTGGTCGCCCTGTTCGAATCGATTCCCGCCTTTCCTCTCACCAGCAGCCAGATGACCATGCTTCTGGAGGGGAACGAGTGTGACCCGGCCGAGTGGGCTGAGGCCTTCGGTATCAGGCCGCGGGAGTTCGCCGAGGGGATCAAGCGGTATCTGAGGGCGTGA
- a CDS encoding nucleotidyltransferase domain-containing protein, giving the protein MPDESLESFGLKPSTIEKIRAVFAGHAEVERVILYGSRAKGNFRPGSDIDLTICCEAVTLSLLLRIEQELDELLLPYKIDLSLHHQIDTPELLEHIKRVGKIFYEKAKD; this is encoded by the coding sequence ATGCCGGATGAGAGTCTGGAAAGTTTCGGCCTGAAGCCGAGCACCATAGAGAAGATCAGGGCAGTCTTCGCGGGGCATGCGGAAGTTGAGCGGGTCATTCTCTACGGCTCACGCGCCAAAGGCAATTTTCGCCCGGGGTCGGATATCGATCTCACCATTTGCTGCGAGGCCGTGACGCTATCCCTGCTGCTGAGAATCGAACAGGAACTGGACGAGCTTCTGTTGCCGTACAAGATCGATCTCTCCCTACACCATCAAATCGACACCCCGGAACTGCTGGAGCACATCAAGCGGGTCGGGAAGATTTTTTACGAAAAGGCGAAGGATTAA
- a CDS encoding nucleotidyltransferase substrate binding protein: protein MRDPDVRWQQRFNNFQKALQQLSKAVELSHQRALSELEKQGLIQAFEFTHELAWRVMKDYFAYQGNTSIMGSRDATREAFQNNLVTDGEGWMEMIRSRNLTSHAYNQEVADDIVERVVTLYNGLFRAFEQRMQGLKNAG from the coding sequence ATGCGAGATCCCGACGTTCGCTGGCAGCAACGTTTTAATAATTTTCAGAAAGCCCTTCAACAGCTCAGCAAGGCGGTTGAGCTCAGCCATCAGCGCGCCTTGTCGGAGCTGGAGAAACAGGGGCTGATTCAGGCGTTCGAGTTCACCCACGAATTGGCCTGGCGCGTGATGAAGGATTATTTCGCTTATCAGGGAAACACTTCGATCATGGGGTCGCGTGACGCCACCCGAGAGGCCTTTCAGAATAACCTCGTAACGGATGGTGAAGGGTGGATGGAAATGATCCGGAGCCGAAATCTGACTTCACACGCTTACAACCAGGAGGTGGCCGATGATATCGTCGAGCGGGTGGTCACCCTGTATAACGGCCTCTTCCGGGCCTTCGAACAGCGGATGCAGGGCCTGAAAAATGCCGGATGA
- a CDS encoding putative toxin-antitoxin system toxin component, PIN family, whose product MRVVIDTNVLVSAILKDRTPEEVTLFIASRDDMEWLVTPEIMTEYREVLGRRKFSLPADILHQWFTMLDVLTTTCSGSEGVDFPRDRKDAKFIACALAAKADYLITGDRDFAEAQKLLTTTILSVSQFKRLVCERLDRPRSER is encoded by the coding sequence ATGAGGGTTGTAATCGATACCAATGTGCTGGTCTCCGCAATCCTGAAAGACCGGACGCCGGAGGAGGTCACCCTCTTCATTGCTTCCCGCGATGACATGGAGTGGCTGGTCACCCCCGAGATCATGACGGAATACAGGGAGGTTCTCGGCCGCAGGAAGTTCAGCCTGCCAGCCGATATCCTGCACCAATGGTTCACCATGCTCGACGTCCTGACGACGACTTGTAGCGGGTCGGAAGGGGTAGATTTCCCGCGCGACCGCAAGGACGCCAAATTCATCGCCTGCGCCCTCGCCGCCAAGGCGGATTACCTGATTACCGGTGACCGGGATTTTGCCGAAGCGCAGAAGCTTCTCACCACGACCATTCTCAGTGTCTCCCAGTTCAAGCGGCTGGTCTGCGAGCGGCTCGACCGCCCAAGATCGGAGCGTTAA